The Cryptomeria japonica chromosome 9, Sugi_1.0, whole genome shotgun sequence DNA segment gctacactcaacaaattgtatttcaaaccttcaacccaataaacatcattggatcttacattatcaagaagtgttatggatcctttaccttttatcggacatggtgcatcattaccaaatcttacatagcctccatcataatcttctaacataacaaacttgtgtttatcacctgtcatgtgatgtgagcatccactatctctgatccaagaatcattagtatttatgtgagatattagggctttttcctcatacctttattcatctgatccatctttgatagccacataaactacttcctctgtatcagtttcatctgatttatcatcattggattcctcatcggctattaagcatgactttctatctcttcttctgaagtctcagtgtcctttgtaatgattatctttctgtctatcacctcggtaatctctcttctcagtagattctttgttaggacagttagaagccatatgtcctatcttatcacaattgaaacatttcaaaggtagttttcctttatacttaccttttcctctcggtaaccttctggctaatagtgcttcaaactcttcttgctttttgatttcctcatacaatttgtgtacttcctccatgttcttgcaaaatctttcactcgcaccactgtgatcccctttagtgtacttactcattctatcattgtaatcatcagattcaccaatatgaaaagaagtaaatgcagattcaactttatttacggatgacccactattatcaaagttacttaactcaaatgcatgtagcttaccaatagtagcatctaatgaaattggcatattgggtacagacctcaattcattgattgcagagacccgaattgcataagccggtagaagggtttttaacaacttacttgttatatccttttcttcaatagttccacctgctcctttgatttgattgacaatctcctttagtcttgtactgtactgggttatgttctcaccttcattcatcctcatagattcaagttgtcctcttagactatccactttttctctttgaacatgttcatctccaccatacacagatatgagcttgtcccacattgcctttgcatcattgcagccttctagatcattaaactctaaatcggttaatgtagatgttatttcaatcattgcttgaatatgtttttgctttgcctttatctcttccattgtcaatggataggtgctcggtgtaatgaaatcattctctagataatatacaacatattctccaactcctgataggtgcagcttcatccttttctgccatgtagagaaacttgacttgttcagcttcgacgcatccctcttatacatctttggatctttgcctcaagtacctttaaaaattttcttctggagtccaaagctctgataccaattgatagttctgatacttaatgttaagtacagatgccaagctaattagatgagaggggggggggggtgaatcatacaaacttaatcctccataaaaacaacagattcaacctcggtaacatatacttcaacaatataaccaaaactgctaaacatgcaaactcaaaagcatataaacatcataacactcataacactagatttaacgtggcctgtgggatttcagacccactacgaaatatactcttctagagtatgctcggttaaaagcaaatcatgttaaagattacaaacacattgctagatgtgacccggttaagggatttccctcagatctgttaggatcttcaccttgttagaagtgaccttgttaaaggatttcaaacactcaatcagaatgtcaccttgctagagggttttacaaataagactttttagtccactcggttaagagattttctgtcactttacaaaataacagtaataaaattctatctgcaaattcacatctaaaaatgctaaagcagattcttattttctcaatacaataggactaatcttgtccatctattgggctctatactttgttattcaaataggacttcaagcttcagtgcttggtaatcactatgtagcatccctgtgcatacacttgcccacatacattgtttatcaatagttccttatttataaacaatttgccaactgcttaatctccttgatcacatttcccatgatcaatcatagcaatcagatcttcaaacatgaccaggttcaatgtatcctttgatctgaaaatgttttaccctgccttggaacttgcatacatttcttggaacttgtgctagggtattgtggttcaatctgagttgtagatcttcctgtcgattttcctttgccatagattctttaacaaacttcatgcacgacataccaatcatttaatcatagccagctcatcagctcccttcattaaataatgcttttattcattcaatgcattatgttactactcggttgcaactcggtaaatacaaaactttactcggtagacataccaccttcattaaccgatagcgataaccttagggtttaccgactaggttctttgcttgataatatagtatagtattaaccttacaatcaataacatatgtatgatatcaaaacaatctaaacatcatgatttcatcattgtctaactcggtaatagttgtccattgaataacttattcctccccttattcatcacattctttttgtgtcttttaccgacatctttatactcatcaaatcatacttcttaagatatggcaacatcatactgaattagaaaatcaatttcttgacatcaatgacaaaataataatattaagacagtaaacatccttaatcagttatatccataatcaacaacaaccttctcaatatccttattgaaatgccaacaatctctccttgtctgttataatgctaacaGTCATAGAGGCAGATGATTTGATTCATgagtcataagtcaaacatgtgtagagaagtgatgaacaatttccaaaatatgagatgctattcttgtggaatgtttggacacatttctaaccaatgcaggatgagaaaAAATCatatgaacttcaggcctatgcaaggaaatgttttttgctatgcatgcaataaatccagtcatattgcaaaatattgcaaaagcaaaaatgtgagcaagaatgctccagtaaacaataacaaatcagatgaaaaaagaaaagaaaaggttgaagaggttaaagagaagaataagaagatgtgggttaagaaggaagattcaaatacacaaaatggctccacacttgatttcggtgttggaacctcatccggtaactaagacatttggccttagggggaagcttttcatgcagatccttaaaacccccttttcGGATATCTGTAACTGGTTATGAAATGTTGCACATGATTGAGATTAATTATACAGTTGATATCTGGAAGATTACATGCCTATCTGAGAATCTGGTGATGAATTCTTGGAAAATAGGGTATCTGGAAAGCCTTTAGGGTTGTGAATTTATTataacttaaagttaggttttcatTGAATAAAAAGGGGATTCTATCATTCATTCTttacattataaacaaagagaaagagcataggagTAAGGTGAATGAGATTGAGCAACGAAAACAGAGTTTGAAGTGATCTGACAGTAATTTTTGGCATCTGATTGAAATTGAAAAGGTATTCATCCATGTTCGAGTTATCTGTTTGTAACCCtattttagaaatggaataaaCATTTGGTATAGCAACTCCATTGGTAGTAGAAATCACTACAAGGGAAAGGCCAGTGTTCAAGAAACACCCATTCAAATTGGTCGAAGATGATCCGAATGGAGCATTTCCCTCTGTGCCATATGGAGTGTTGTATAATGAggacattagggcatatattcactataatATTGAAGAGCTTGGGAATGAATACATGCTATCATTATACACCAATCATATGATGGATGAGATGGTGAATCTAAAGACCAAATTCAAATcattgcaagacaagggttttatccaatTTGTTCACTTTCTGGTGTTCGATGAACCCGAAAGAGTCAGGTATGTCTTGAATTGAttacatgatgagtttatatggctagatagaccttATAAGATCAAAAAGCAAGTCATTCAAGTGGTAACCTATGTAAATGCAACCAATGAGATCCTCGATCTGAGACATGTAAAGAATACCATAGTGACAGAGGTTATCGGATCCCAACATGATGGTCGGTCGATGACAATGAGTGATATCATTAAACATGGTGTAAAATTTGCTTCAATGGTGATAGGATATAAAGTGTGTTGAACACaatatgccactaagaggggggggtgaatcagtggtttcaaaactttaaccttttaatcctaagtgtATGTATCGGTTAATAGCTCTAACACAAGATGGATATATCAGTGAGATAGGGGAAGACATCAAGATGTAATCACACACAATaggagcatcacataacaccagatgtacgaggaaaacctaacatgggaaaaaccttggtgagaaatgctactggagactactgctccaatccagcctcacaatgaaacattcagCTACAACATTTTGGGCACTGGGCACTGAcctaaggagtaccactcctgctttagggcaccaacccctgatttaatggcaccaacccctacaccgagctccaactcagtgattacaagatcatataaTAAATACAAATTAGTTTcgttgttacaaaagaactttgtaactcttatgcaaatcactccactggttctcctctctccaattctttGTTGGTTCTCTGCTCACCCTCTCACTGCTGCAAACTTACctattcaacctcttcttcttctctattggttTTGCTCTATATCGGTCCTCTTTTCTCTCTGTCATACTGCTGCTAGCCACCACCGGTCTTCTTCACTTTGTCAGTTGTCTACTATCTGATCACTACCAGTTCTCATCTTACCAGTTCTTCACAAATTCTGACTCTACTCTTCTCTTATTTACAATCTTCTCTATTGGTTCAGTCACCACCGATGTACTGCTCTAGCAGACTAAATAATAGTCTACTGGTTGCCTCACTCTTGTAAGTTGAACTCTTCAAACCGGTCCTCTCACTCACACACTTAGTCTCCTCTTTGATTGACGTTGGAAACTTGACTGATTGTCTTTCTTCCTTAGCCTCACTCTCCCATGCAACAACAACATTTACATCTTGTGTTCACATACTTATATCCAGACTTTCCCACCTAAACGTGAGTTTGAACATAGGCACACTAGGGTTTTTGTCATGCACTGAATCTACATCCAATCTGATCTATGATCATagtgacatatcatatccaatctgatatcatTTCCTTGATTGATGATCATCTCCCCATTAATGAGCATCACCAATCTGTTTGCCTTGTGATTCACATCTTCTATCTTTAGCcatctgtagcatgatttttggccttgtgTTCTAGTCAATAACATGCatgatgtggtttccttcacccACTTCGATCTGCTAGATCAGTCTTTCCtggatctctattgtttccttgataTCGAGCCGCAATCTTCTGCCATCCTTCCTCGATCTTTGCAGTCACCATTTAATGTTGGACCAACCGCCAATGACCTCATCAACATACCACACCAACCTAtgtatgcatgccacttcaccttcatGTGGAACCTTTGTCGACATgcaccttggctcactatgtcgGTCCAACTTGGtcactgaccaaccacacaaccaggTTCATCTACTGATCCAAAAACCCTGCCGGTTATACCCTAGCTGGTCTGTCTTCACCcatgcactttgcttctcttctgatagaacacctaaactggtcagcactcttgccaacctacctcatgcacatcttcatcatatGGGATCCTCTACATCTGCACTTTGTCAGATTACCGGTTGACATCTATACCAATAGTATCTTCTACATGTATAGTGGTAAGATACCATGCATACCAGTGGCACCAAACTTCATCTTCATTCCAACTGCACTCTTTGTCTATAACTACTCAACCttatcttcttcatcatttgaccaGTTCTCCTATcaaatagtttgtcaaagtgacaaacatatctttCCTTCTTTGTACCGGCAACTCATCATGTTTACCCAATTGATCTGGtacatatctctgatctcatgcacctaaggcaacttagtgtttcaccagttgatccggtgtgagccttcaaacacctacctttaactcttatgtcttatcttagagaactatgatgcattccatgcatagtaggagataagctccacttactggtgggagtccTGCACACTAACATCCAACGACATATCAGTGGCCTACACAAACTTCAccttcggtgttgatgtgatttttgtaacattttgtctcttcatcacaatcaacatcccaacatctttctctcttatagatgtcatcatttactggttgttatatcatatcggtctcctatccatgtcttcaacacaagtcaacactaacttgtgtatgggtaactccaatggccattatgctaaatgacactctcttccttaccggtgacttgctaagctaggtgacatTAGAGaaatcacttttggtatgcatcaaTAACAGTATTGCAAatcaatctcccataccagttgccatcctataccagttcacatcaatgacaacacaataccaacaatctccccctttggcattgatgtcaacacatgtagtatccaataTACTACAAATTATCTCTTTTTCCCTTTGTGTGTGGTATGGATTCTCACGCATGTAGTATTTGGCAtactatagattctctctctccccctttgacaacaatggaaaagggcactgacagggtttctctcctcctttttCTCTAGCGGATGCTTCTCCTCCTTTCACCATCATACATTGCATCCTCACAATTCACAACACTTCAGATGGAGGGCTaaaccaccaactgacaccaactTCTCAgaaaccaagtgtatatgcaaacaagaaacacatgcatatacgagtctaaaaccaattgaaggcacatgtgtcagtgaatacaacatacttgtcggtcagactgcatcatctcccctttgatatgaaAAAGTTATTCTAACCCCAATTTgctgatatcaagtgttgaagttgacactaataccaattgtatcttctctgATACCAACTATATGTTCTCctatgcaggtaactctcccttttTGTAGGCACAACTCCtggtggtccagttgtgatttTAGTTGGATAGGCATAGAAATATCTCACAACCCTAGACACTTCCAAAAACATAATCATATCAATACAAttatagacacttgcacaccctctgtGTCCAGCAAGCCTAATACAAGTCataaaacatggttgtcaactccccctgagtTAAAGATCTTAGGACCTCTTTTCCTGTTAGGTTCAAAACTGGAGCTCCAATCTGCACCATATACCGGTTGAGCTGTGCATATatgatcaatctaatgatctatTAGCTCCACAATTTTCACCataacatatgacatgatcctaggtgtacaTGATGTCATACAACATTACTATCATGCCAAAagtcaaaccggttagcccacaaaggatgcatgcatacaagatCAACTACTGGgtcaacatatgtcattcaggatTTTTCtagtaccacctgagacataatcaCCTCATTCCATGTTGTTGAAACTAATGCAATGATCTtggacttcattgtcttacataacctacactaCCCATTAGTATTCATATTGGTACCAtactgcacataccggtttcctgCACCAGTCCATCATTTCTATTGGGGAACCTTCCTCTAAatcttgtcttcttgtgtcaatttgcatctAATCCCAATTGTTAATTAGCCATCTATTGAAAAatgtagtagtgatccatctctgATCTGTTGGTGTGCAGCCAACGCAGCCACTACACACACGTACCATCTCATTTCATTCCTTCATACTAGCAGCAGCTTGTGTTTCCATTTGTCCTCTTCCACtcagggggtgaatgatatggtcagtATACTACTCTCCCTAAGGTCAtgtatctcctttaagccttaggagatatcatttgtgcattgaatgcacaaggCCGGTCCATAgtcctactctcttccttcttcctccaaacttgcttggtcttattcttcttcccattttttagACTTGAGATAAGGTCTTTCCTTCTTTTGTTGATTGGTCCTTGCTCTATCAAATTCAACATTACTATCAGAATCATTGTTGTAGAAGAAAAATGTGTTCATGCCATACGCATGATTGGAGAACCTTCTATCAAACctgttagaccatcttcttctggtcatgctatTGTAACCGACTACCAGaaccagtggacctcttgatcttgtaggaacaaaacctcttctatttttgttccatgcagcattatgtctctcatatgctctataccCATTTTCATGTTGAGCATAGCTGCATTACTAGTTGTCATGTGATTGCATGTTCATCCTTCCGCAATCATGGCTtttatggccaaaaccattacacCTCCAACAAACAACAATATTGTCTCTAGGAAGAGCAAACTATTCCTAGACTTCATTCGTCATtcatcttccctatggccatattctttgcatgcaaaacaataaccaAAGAAAGGGGACTTGTGacctacaaatttattttgccatgcatgatgagatcttaccggtttagtatctccatttccaCTTCTCCGAGGATGGATCTTGGATTCTCCATGCTCTACAGTTCTTCCAtatgatctcttcttttcccacattttctttgtcttgtgggtggtagaatttccttgtcttctaccagtAAGAGGTCTTCTATGTTATCTTCTTCTATTCTTGCTTCTAGTGATAttgccttctcccatctttccttttccttttggatcaacattgttcctcCTTATTGCAGCATCGGTCTTCATCTTTGACTCCATGTCTTCATTGGTTGCAGTTAGACcaaccttcttctagggagtaTTCCGGAtagtgaaggtctatcccttgttatctccatttgaggagacaaataaaaTGTCATTAtgagggacattcttgttggtggagcattcaccgacaccacttcctaatcctccagTGTCCTTGTAatgttttttcttcttcaacattttgtccaatgcatcactgctgccatcaaactagattctcaccttgagctcatcctgacacttctcaaggtatTTTCAAATATTCTCCATATGTCCTTCTAGCTGCTCATATtttttatccttggcctctagctcaaaTTCTAGATCTTTACACCAACACTCATTGGTGTCTTcatgttgagtcttcaactctgagatatatttctcagattcttcaagccATCTAATCAACTGGTTTTGTTCAACAACTacagcattcttgaataacttgtattcattcctcactctactaagttctttgagtgcacttatatgttctccttcaagatcaactttttcttcctcttcttcttcatcttcactatcactaccaaacacatcttcttggtaggagtgatttgcatgatcattctcatatttgtgtctctcatcttctgattctttagccatgaagaggtgggttccttcttcatcattgttgttgctGCTTCTCACTAGTCTATCTTCATCTGCAGACCTATGTGAtccatttcttttctttctctcacAAACCGGTTCTGTAGTAcaaggttcatttccataaagtttcttcaatctgtcccataggTTTTTTGTCAATCTGCATCTGTCCATCTGTCAAGAGACATCACTAGACAACCTATTGAGTATAGCCATCATTGCTATATCATTACACcggtatcttctttcttcttctaaatcggtgggaggactcactttactagggaagccattaacaaccgacatccacacatcaaactcTAGGGAGGACAGGTAgaattccatcctacaactccaaatagaataatttgaaccaTGAAATACAGGAGTAGGGATTaaaactaaacaaaccattgtgttcaaatactagaatctacccaagctggagaaagcttatcaatcaggaacctaggctctgataccaattgttgaacacaagattccactaagagggggggttgaatcagtggtttccaaactttaaccttttaatcctaagtgtgtgCATCGGTTAGCAACTCTAACACAAGGTGGATATATTGGTGAGATAGCGGAAGACATCAAGATGCAATCACACACAATAGGAGAAATATCTCTAATCTCATGCATCAATAATAGTACTCCAAATCAATCTACCATTTGccatcctataccgattgacatcaatgacaacacaatgcaaacAAAGTGTACTAGTCTAGTAGAAAAAAATTCAGTATCTGGTAGTGCAATAGATGCAGCCTATCAGATTCTCAAGGAGGAAAATAAATATGATCTGTGTGGAGTACTTCTCAGTGAGCTTATGAGCAACCtgaagaagatcaagcaagataagaagcatgttttCAAGTTTGGTTCTATGATTATTTGTTTGGCATTTTACTTTTTGAATGAAATCTCTAGTATAGGAAAAGTACAATGGGTTTATGATAAACTAGTGGTAGTTCAAATTAAAgaaggtttgcaaggattgggtgaTGTAGTAGCACATAAATCTtctttgtggggttatttcaaatcactTCAAGCTATGATGAAAAGCAGAGAGAAGATTCcaaagcatattgttgaaaaatatgaggataccatatgcttcatggtagacaaaGACAAATGCcacatggaggcagttgaacctagaACAATTTGgctcatgcccatggggtatgaagtggatgGAAACACACTTGATTCATATGCACAACACCTTCTGAAAAAACTGGTAGATGGAAAAGAAGAGAGGTCCAATACTTATAAAGAGGACCTAGACTTGCACAATAAATTCACTGAGCCCGGAAGGAAAAGGAAGGTCAGAAAAGAAGTTGAAGAGCTTGCAAAACAAATAGGAATAACAAAGGAAGTGGTTCAAAGGGATAGGGAGCAGACCATTCTAAAGGGGGAGGACATGGTAAAGCCTAAGAAGACAAAACCACTCTCCACTTCTCCCAAGCCATCCAAGCCAGGGAAAACCAATTCTGCACCTACCTCTAGTGCACAGAAACCTGttcctccacccaagccacaaAGAAAATCAACTGGTGGAGTAGAGAAAGGGAAGAAGGAGAATCCACAAAGGGAATATGTTGTAGCCACTACTAAAGATGTAGAGACAGATAATGATGAGGCAATGTGAGAGGTAAACAAGATAGCTACCTATGCTAGGGTAGTGAAGAAGCCTCAATCCGGTGGATCCCAACCGACCAAGAAGCCAAGGATAGAAGTTGAGCCATCAAGTAGAGCAAAAACAAGCAAGAAGCAAAAGTCTGAGTTGGATGAAGTTCTAAAATTTGGAAAAGTAGAAGGTACTTAGGATGTTGTACCCCCAATGACATTAACTAAAATAATTGATCTAGTGCTAAGGAAGGTAACTTGAAAAATGTACCTGTATATTATGAAAATTGTGATGATAATGAtcagagagatataaaggaagcatttgtacaatatatgaatgtttatagaaaagcCTTGATAGATCTATCATCTATGATTCTCAAGGgattatatgatattttggatgcaaggaggcatACAACCAGCTtagaggatgagagaataaaagaatatATATTAGTGAATTTGTCTTCTGTAATTTCTAAAGCTGAAGTAGATAGATTGCTTAAGCTTGCAAAGGATATATTCAAAAGAAAAAGGAGAGTTAATAAAATTATGTACAGGAAGATAGATGAAGTTGTCAAAGAGACTAaagcaattttgaaacaatttatgAAAGTGCACAGATATGATGTAAATTCGACACAAGATGACACCCAGCCAGAAGAGCGGGCACACAATAATTTCATTCCAGAATAGCATATAGAGATTCCTAATGTGCAGAAAGAACAACCATCTGAGCGAGCCgttttggaaaagaagaaaaatgaaaaaaccaTAGTTACAAATGATAATGACACTACTAAGCTTGATGACTTTGGTGAATTTGAACAAGATCCTCTGGTGATAAGTATTGACTCTGAAAAGGAAGCTGAGGAGATTGAAATAGTTGATGAAGGGAAGGGAGAGATTGATGCTGAGAAGGATGAAGATGTTGTAAAAGATGCTAGTGTAGAggtggtagagaaggagaaaagagaagagaaggatgATCAGGCTCCGGTAACAGTGGCAAGAGATACTGTAGCAGACAAAGGAAAATAGATTGTCACTGATTTAGATGGTTTTTCTCAAGGACCTATTGATTTGAGTTCTCATTCTCTATTTCAAGCGTTGAAGATTGCAGCTCTTGCATGAGCGAAGGTGAGTGAGGACTTACTCGAGTATATCTCCAAAGATAAAGAGTTGATCTCCATGGCGGTAGAAGTGTTAGAGAAAATTTTGACATCATTTAAACCAGACACAACTGATACTCCCTCCACTAAGCTTAGAACCATGCTCAATGTAGTAgactctcattttgtgtctttggagaaaGTAGAAGATGCTAGAATTTTGACTCAGTTTAATGCAATGAGATTAAGgataattttgaagatgattgaaggagaCAGGGTGAGTTTGACAACCgctatgaaaaacatacaagatgcATTAGATAAAGGCGGTCAAATATAGGAGTCATTTCTAATTTTTCCCAAGTTCCCtattgacattgacaagaaaataaaagagtatGAAGGGCAATTAGCTAGCATATCTCAATCCTATGCACCTCAATTAGTTTTGGCTAGAAATTTTGAAGCTAAAGTTATGGGTATAATTGACAAGATAAAGAGCTTAATTCAGGAAAAGGACAAAATTTTGGGCAGAGTGGGAGAAGTAAGAAGCCTTATCACTCTTCAGATAGACACATTGATCAGTAGCAAGCAAGATGCAATGACTTCTCTAAACAAGAGTGTTCTGGTAGATCAAAGAGGACCAGAGATGCATGTCTACCTTCTTAGTGgtctgatcaatattttggagaatttAAAGAAGAGTTGGGAAGATCAT contains these protein-coding regions:
- the LOC131858260 gene encoding uncharacterized protein LOC131858260 yields the protein MEAVEPRTIWLMPMGYEVDGNTLDSYAQHLLKKLVDGKEERSNTYKEDLDLHNKFTEPGRKRKVRKEVEELAKQIGITKEVVQRDREQTILKGEDMVKPKKTKPLSTSPKPSKPGKTNSAPTSSAQKPVPPPKPQRKSTGGVEKGKKENPQREYVVATTKDVETDNDEAIKALIDLSSMILKGLYDILDARRHTTSLEDERIKEYILVNLSSVISKAEVDRLLKLAKDIFKRKRRVNKIMYRKIDEVVKETKAILKQFMKVHRYDKEQPSERAVLEKKKNEKTIVTNDNDTTKLDDFGEFEQDPLVISIDSEKEAEEIEIVDEGKGEIDAEKDEDVVKDASVEVVEKEKREEKDDQAPVTVARDTVADKGK